The proteins below come from a single Armatimonadota bacterium genomic window:
- a CDS encoding 3-oxoacyl-[acyl-carrier-protein] synthase 2, which yields MWRRVVVTGMGAITPLGLDVPSFWEGLKSGRNGVATITSFDPSGQPVRFAAEVKGFIPENYIERKEARRMDRFTQFAIAATKEALASSGLEITDENRARIGTLIASGIGGLQTLEEQHKVFLERGPDRVSPFLIPMMIANMASGQVAIQFGLQGPCTTVVTACAAGTNAVGDAWEIIRRGDADAMIAGGTEAAITALALASFANARALSTRNDDPEHASRPFDAERDGFVMGEGAGVLVLEELEFALQRGAPILAEITGYAMTADAYHITAPDPEGDGAKRVMELAMRKAGVAPDEVDYINAHGTSTPANDRLETLAIKRAFGEHAYRLAVSSTKSMTGHLLGAAGAIEAIATVLAIQHQIAPPTINYQIPDPECDLDYVPNEARPMKIDVALSNSFGFGGHNATLVFKRWEG from the coding sequence ATGTGGCGACGGGTAGTGGTGACCGGCATGGGCGCCATTACCCCGTTGGGTTTGGATGTGCCTTCGTTCTGGGAAGGACTGAAAAGCGGACGCAACGGGGTGGCGACCATCACCTCTTTTGACCCTTCTGGACAGCCGGTGCGTTTCGCGGCGGAAGTCAAAGGTTTTATCCCTGAAAACTATATCGAGCGCAAGGAAGCGCGCCGCATGGACCGCTTCACGCAGTTTGCCATCGCGGCGACCAAAGAGGCACTGGCGAGCTCGGGGCTGGAGATTACCGACGAGAACCGTGCGCGCATCGGCACGTTGATTGCCAGCGGCATCGGTGGGTTGCAAACCCTCGAAGAGCAGCATAAGGTGTTCTTGGAACGCGGTCCCGACCGCGTAAGCCCCTTCCTCATCCCGATGATGATTGCAAACATGGCGTCGGGACAGGTTGCCATTCAGTTTGGGTTGCAGGGACCCTGTACAACGGTGGTGACCGCCTGTGCAGCAGGTACGAACGCGGTCGGTGATGCTTGGGAAATTATCCGCCGCGGCGATGCCGACGCCATGATCGCAGGAGGTACCGAGGCGGCGATTACCGCCCTCGCGCTCGCTAGCTTCGCCAACGCCCGTGCACTTTCCACCCGCAACGACGACCCCGAGCACGCCAGTCGCCCCTTTGATGCCGAGCGCGATGGTTTCGTGATGGGTGAAGGAGCGGGCGTGCTGGTGCTGGAGGAGCTTGAGTTCGCCCTGCAGCGCGGCGCGCCCATTCTGGCGGAAATCACCGGCTACGCCATGACCGCCGACGCCTACCACATTACTGCTCCCGACCCGGAAGGCGATGGCGCAAAGCGCGTCATGGAGCTGGCAATGCGCAAAGCGGGCGTCGCCCCTGACGAGGTGGATTACATCAACGCGCACGGCACCTCTACCCCCGCCAACGACCGACTGGAGACGCTGGCTATCAAGCGCGCTTTTGGAGAGCATGCCTATCGACTGGCTGTCAGCTCTACTAAATCGATGACAGGGCACCTGCTGGGCGCAGCAGGAGCCATCGAAGCCATCGCCACGGTGCTTGCCATCCAGCACCAGATTGCCCCGCCGACCATTAACTACCAGATTCCCGACCCGGAGTGCGACCTGGACTATGTGCCAAACGAAGCACGCCCGATGAAGATAGATGTTGCCCTGTCTAACTCCTTCGGATTCGGCGGACATAACGCCACGCTGGTGTTCAAACGCTGGGAGGGCTAA
- a CDS encoding beta-ketoacyl-ACP reductase yields the protein MRLEGKVALVTGAGKDSRGIGHGIAVALAREGADVAVASHTLANALRVADAVQALGRRSLAVEMDVSREESVEAGVAEVLNAFGRIDILVNNAGITRDALLVRMREEDWDAVLDVNLKGAFLCSRAVAKVMMKQRAGSIVNITSIMGLTGNAGQANYASAKAGLIGLTKSLARELGSRNIRVNAVAPGWIETAMTDSLPESVRDTILKQIPLGRLGKAEDVAGAVVFLCSEEASYITGQVLTVDGGLVMI from the coding sequence TTGAGGCTCGAAGGCAAAGTGGCACTGGTTACCGGCGCAGGAAAAGACAGTCGGGGTATCGGACACGGCATCGCGGTTGCTCTGGCACGGGAGGGGGCAGACGTGGCGGTGGCATCGCATACACTGGCAAACGCACTGCGGGTCGCCGACGCGGTGCAGGCGTTAGGAAGGCGTTCGCTGGCGGTGGAGATGGATGTCTCCCGCGAGGAATCCGTAGAAGCCGGTGTTGCCGAGGTGCTCAATGCCTTCGGCAGGATAGATATTCTGGTCAACAACGCAGGCATCACGCGCGACGCCCTGCTGGTGCGCATGCGCGAAGAGGATTGGGACGCGGTGCTGGACGTGAACCTGAAAGGGGCATTTCTGTGCAGCCGTGCCGTCGCGAAGGTGATGATGAAACAGCGTGCCGGCAGTATCGTCAACATCACCTCCATCATGGGATTGACCGGCAACGCCGGACAGGCGAACTACGCTTCGGCGAAGGCGGGGTTAATCGGTCTGACCAAATCGCTGGCACGGGAGCTGGGCTCGCGCAATATTCGCGTCAACGCCGTCGCCCCCGGCTGGATAGAGACCGCCATGACCGACTCCCTGCCTGAATCGGTGCGCGACACCATCCTGAAACAAATCCCACTAGGGCGTTTGGGCAAGGCGGAAGATGTTGCGGGCGCGGTGGTATTCCTGTGTAGCGAAGAAGCGTCATACATCACCGGGCAGGTCTTGACGGTAGATGGCGGTCTCGTTATGATATAG
- a CDS encoding malonyl CoA-acyl carrier protein transacylase, producing MYALVFPGQGSQTSGMGREIAEAFASAQRVYEEADEILGYRLSVLCFEGNEEDLRQTVHAQPALFVTSVATWLVLNEMLGPHPVCVAGHSVGEYAALVAAGVLEWQDGLRLVRARAEAMQAAAEKYPGAMAAVLGLGAEAVEATCVEASSAGVVCVANYNCPGQVVISGEVDAVARAAELCKAKGAKRVIPLRVSGGFHSPLMQAAVEQFRETLQKVTFRPPKMPVVANRTADVLSADTDFVALLTEQLLQPVRWEESVHRMWALGARLFVELGPGDVLSGLIRRTVAEAQTLTVRNVEEVYRAAEILKDR from the coding sequence GTGTACGCGCTGGTATTTCCAGGACAAGGCTCGCAAACATCGGGCATGGGCAGAGAGATTGCCGAAGCGTTCGCGTCGGCGCAAAGGGTTTATGAGGAGGCAGACGAAATACTAGGCTACCGCCTGAGCGTACTATGCTTTGAGGGCAACGAGGAAGATCTGCGTCAGACGGTTCACGCTCAGCCTGCGCTGTTCGTGACGAGTGTGGCAACATGGCTTGTTCTGAACGAAATGTTAGGACCACATCCTGTTTGCGTGGCAGGGCACAGCGTGGGGGAATACGCGGCTTTGGTGGCGGCAGGCGTGCTGGAGTGGCAGGATGGATTACGGCTGGTCAGGGCGCGCGCCGAAGCGATGCAGGCTGCAGCAGAGAAGTATCCCGGCGCGATGGCGGCAGTGCTGGGTTTGGGGGCGGAGGCAGTAGAAGCGACGTGCGTAGAGGCATCGTCCGCCGGGGTGGTGTGTGTGGCAAATTATAACTGCCCGGGACAGGTAGTGATTTCGGGCGAGGTGGATGCTGTTGCCCGAGCGGCTGAGCTGTGTAAGGCGAAAGGAGCAAAACGAGTGATCCCCCTGCGCGTTAGCGGAGGGTTCCACTCGCCGCTCATGCAAGCTGCTGTTGAACAGTTTCGTGAGACTTTGCAGAAGGTCACTTTTCGCCCGCCGAAAATGCCTGTGGTGGCAAATCGCACTGCAGACGTGTTGTCAGCAGATACCGATTTCGTGGCGCTGCTTACCGAACAGCTGCTCCAGCCGGTGCGCTGGGAGGAAAGCGTGCATCGGATGTGGGCATTGGGAGCGCGACTGTTCGTAGAGTTAGGTCCTGGCGACGTGTTGAGCGGGCTGATAAGGAGGACGGTTGCCGAGGCGCAAACGCTGACGGTACGCAACGTAGAGGAAGTGTACCGTGCTGCGGAGATATTGAAGGATCGGTAA
- the acpP gene encoding acyl carrier protein, whose product MSTFDRIRKVIVDKLDVDENEVTPEASFAEDLGADSLDVVELIMALEEEFNIEIPDEDAEGIRTVQDAVNYIEQKLAAG is encoded by the coding sequence ATGAGCACGTTTGACCGCATTAGAAAAGTGATTGTGGACAAGCTGGATGTCGACGAGAACGAGGTAACACCGGAGGCATCCTTCGCTGAGGACCTCGGTGCAGACTCTCTCGACGTAGTGGAGCTCATCATGGCTCTGGAAGAGGAGTTCAACATCGAGATCCCCGATGAAGATGCCGAGGGTATCCGCACAGTACAGGATGCGGTGAACTACATCGAGCAGAAACTGGCTGCGGGTTAA
- a CDS encoding type II restriction endonuclease NgoMIV, giving the protein MRERVSNFRREYLAAICRRLLFVDESGVPNWADKDSPSSVSIGKELVELMPDAPAHSRLSPQEVGAQFQEITRRFIEGTFTALLHARPGTWRFDLGGHISQYYQYEHLALLDNLAKQYPDLRALLGAEYLVKPDIIIARHSEEDAFFDPEGSLFTEDSLPAPLTPARRANYRGYLLHAIISCKWTIRSDRAQNTRTEALNIIRNRKGHTPRIVAVTADPMPTRISSLALGAGDIECVYHIALPELKPSHRYRREPGPGRYAWHAGRREEAA; this is encoded by the coding sequence ATGAGAGAAAGGGTTTCGAACTTCCGCAGAGAGTACCTTGCTGCAATATGCAGGCGTCTCCTGTTTGTGGACGAGTCTGGTGTTCCCAACTGGGCGGATAAGGATTCGCCCAGTAGCGTGAGTATTGGCAAAGAGCTCGTCGAACTGATGCCGGATGCACCAGCGCACTCACGCCTGTCTCCACAGGAGGTTGGGGCACAGTTTCAGGAAATCACCCGCCGTTTCATAGAAGGAACATTCACTGCGCTTTTGCACGCCCGTCCGGGAACGTGGCGGTTTGACCTCGGAGGACACATCTCCCAGTACTACCAGTACGAGCATCTGGCTCTGCTGGACAATCTCGCAAAGCAGTATCCTGACCTGAGAGCACTGCTGGGCGCTGAGTATCTGGTGAAGCCGGATATCATCATCGCCCGACATAGCGAGGAGGATGCCTTTTTTGACCCTGAGGGTTCCCTGTTTACGGAAGACTCTTTGCCAGCTCCACTGACCCCTGCACGTCGAGCGAACTACAGGGGCTATCTCTTGCATGCGATTATCTCGTGCAAATGGACTATCCGTAGTGACAGGGCACAGAACACACGCACCGAAGCGCTGAACATTATCCGCAACCGAAAGGGGCATACCCCTCGTATAGTCGCTGTGACTGCAGACCCCATGCCCACACGCATCTCCTCGCTGGCGCTGGGCGCAGGGGATATTGAGTGTGTGTACCATATCGCGCTACCGGAGCTGAAACCAAGCCATCGATACCGCAGGGAACCTGGACCAGGCAGATATGCTTGGCACGCTGGTAGAAGGGAGGAGGCTGCGTGA
- a CDS encoding DNA modification methylase — protein sequence MAQQGQLMITPHIAQNSFSGFVSSSLDDILGKLLEGDLDFAQDAENSTMHNLHAFPAKYPPALPRLFIQHLTQPGEVVLDPMVGSGTTVLEAIRIDRHGIGVDVDPLALLLAQVKAAPPDPTRAFQSGSSVCNRAYLMLQRERPSLRREMRRRFDDRTLDFLDYWFARETQEELVALLLQIETEPDPEIRQFLRLCFSGIIVTKSGGVSLAMDLAHTRPHKVERKTPRPAIEEFAKRLRKNVASIQQTGRSPGQAAILCADARALPLRDNSVHLIITSPPYAANAIDYMRAHKFSLVWFGYPIDRLSSRRKEYVGQEASQYDLPLPLPESAQQVIQRVCEADARKAKVLERYYQDMTRVMREAYRVLLPGRCAVFVVASSRLRGIDTRADLCLSEIAQTVGFRVAGVGTRCIRRDRRMMPASRHLDNSSVIEQRMHQEYVIGLIK from the coding sequence ATGGCGCAACAGGGACAGCTGATGATTACTCCACATATCGCCCAGAACTCCTTTTCGGGTTTTGTCTCCTCGTCTCTGGATGACATACTGGGCAAGCTTCTGGAAGGGGATCTGGACTTCGCCCAGGATGCTGAGAACTCGACAATGCACAACCTGCACGCTTTTCCGGCAAAGTATCCACCTGCGCTACCCCGGCTCTTCATTCAGCACCTGACTCAGCCGGGTGAAGTGGTGCTGGACCCGATGGTTGGCTCTGGTACAACCGTTCTGGAAGCCATACGTATCGACAGGCATGGCATCGGCGTAGATGTAGACCCCCTTGCGCTTCTTCTTGCCCAGGTCAAAGCGGCTCCCCCAGACCCTACTCGCGCTTTTCAGTCTGGCTCCAGTGTCTGTAACCGCGCCTATCTGATGCTGCAAAGGGAGCGTCCCTCGCTACGTCGTGAGATGAGGAGGCGGTTCGACGACAGGACGCTTGATTTTCTGGACTACTGGTTTGCCCGTGAAACACAGGAAGAGCTGGTAGCTCTACTCTTGCAGATCGAGACAGAGCCAGACCCCGAAATCCGCCAATTCCTGCGTTTGTGCTTCTCCGGTATCATCGTCACCAAGTCGGGAGGCGTGTCACTAGCGATGGACCTGGCACATACCCGCCCGCATAAAGTGGAAAGGAAAACGCCTCGCCCGGCGATCGAGGAGTTCGCGAAAAGATTGCGAAAAAACGTTGCCAGCATCCAGCAGACAGGGCGCTCTCCTGGACAGGCGGCTATACTGTGTGCAGACGCGCGTGCGCTTCCCTTGAGGGATAATAGTGTACATCTTATCATCACCTCACCCCCGTACGCTGCGAATGCCATCGACTATATGCGCGCCCATAAGTTTTCCCTGGTTTGGTTTGGATATCCCATTGACAGGTTGTCCTCCCGGCGGAAAGAGTACGTGGGACAGGAAGCCTCGCAGTACGACTTGCCTTTACCCTTACCGGAATCCGCGCAGCAAGTGATTCAACGAGTGTGCGAAGCGGACGCCCGTAAAGCGAAGGTGCTGGAAAGGTATTATCAGGACATGACACGGGTGATGCGCGAAGCTTACCGTGTTCTGCTTCCGGGGCGTTGCGCGGTTTTTGTGGTAGCCAGCTCGCGGTTGCGCGGGATAGATACTCGAGCAGACCTGTGCCTGAGCGAGATTGCCCAAACAGTGGGCTTTCGTGTCGCAGGGGTTGGTACACGGTGCATCCGTCGTGACAGGCGTATGATGCCTGCCAGCCGTCATCTGGACAACAGTAGTGTGATTGAGCAGCGAATGCACCAGGAATACGTGATTGGGTTGATCAAATGA